A stretch of Terriglobia bacterium DNA encodes these proteins:
- a CDS encoding helix-turn-helix transcriptional regulator, translating into MIINGGQIRAARALLGWSQRELSKKSKVAFGTIQRMESFDGPIGSRTETLAKVVAVFEKAGIEFLNSESPGLRLRKKR; encoded by the coding sequence ATCATAATCAACGGAGGTCAGATTAGGGCTGCCCGCGCCCTCCTGGGTTGGTCCCAGAGAGAGCTGTCGAAAAAATCGAAGGTGGCCTTCGGCACTATCCAGCGTATGGAGAGCTTTGATGGGCCCATCGGGTCTAGGACGGAGACACTTGCCAAGGTCGTTGCTGTTTTTGAGAAGGCGGGAATCGAATTTCTTAACAGTGAAAGCCCGGGCCTAAGATTGCGCAAGAAACGGTGA